From the genome of Streptomyces sp. V1I1, one region includes:
- the ehuC gene encoding ectoine/hydroxyectoine ABC transporter permease subunit EhuC, whose protein sequence is MTAGLWQNWVLPGIWITVQLLVYSAALAGVVAFAVGMARTHRSRFVRFLAGFYTEIFRGTSALILMFWLFFVLPPLLGWQLVPMWAAVLALGLSYGAYGAEIVRGALNSVAPAQREAGVALSFTPWQRMRLILLPQAVPEMLPPFCNLLVELLKGTALVSLLGVGDVSFAAYLVRLATQESAQIYTISLVIYFVLAFGITRSMKAFEKKAKSNIGVAISGGGAK, encoded by the coding sequence ATGACAGCCGGACTCTGGCAGAACTGGGTGCTCCCGGGCATCTGGATCACCGTCCAACTGCTGGTGTACAGCGCGGCGCTGGCCGGCGTCGTCGCCTTCGCGGTCGGCATGGCCCGCACCCACCGCTCGCGGTTCGTCCGCTTCCTGGCGGGCTTCTACACCGAGATCTTCCGCGGCACGTCCGCGCTGATCCTGATGTTCTGGCTGTTCTTCGTGCTGCCGCCGCTGCTGGGCTGGCAGCTGGTCCCGATGTGGGCGGCAGTGCTGGCACTGGGCCTGTCCTACGGTGCGTACGGCGCGGAGATCGTGCGCGGCGCGCTGAACTCGGTGGCTCCGGCGCAGCGTGAGGCGGGGGTCGCGCTCAGCTTCACGCCGTGGCAGCGGATGCGGCTGATCCTGCTGCCGCAGGCGGTACCGGAGATGCTCCCGCCGTTCTGCAATCTGCTGGTCGAGCTGCTCAAGGGCACGGCGCTGGTGTCGCTGCTGGGCGTGGGCGACGTCTCCTTCGCGGCGTACCTGGTGCGGCTCGCGACGCAGGAGAGCGCGCAGATCTACACCATCAGCCTGGTCATCTACTTCGTGCTCGCGTTCGGCATCACGCGCTCCATGAAGGCTTTCGAGAAGAAGGCCAAGAGCAATATCGGCGTCGCGATCTCCGGAGGTGGCGCGAAGTGA
- the ehuD gene encoding ectoine/hydroxyectoine ABC transporter permease subunit EhuD: MNWDWSAVADFMPRFWDGVLITLQILVLGSLISFTLGLVWAIGFRAPTRFVRWPVNLVTEFIRTTPLLVQLFFLFFVLPEWGVQFSALTTGTIAIGLHYSTYTAQVYRAGIEAVPAGQWEAATALSLPAHRTWFAVILPQAIRRITPALGNYVIAMLKDTPLLAAIGVLEMLQQSRLESASTFQYTEPLTVIGIAFILIAYPASLLVRTLERRLVR, translated from the coding sequence GTGAACTGGGACTGGTCCGCGGTCGCGGACTTCATGCCGCGCTTCTGGGACGGCGTGCTCATCACGCTGCAGATCCTGGTGCTCGGCTCGCTGATCTCCTTCACGCTCGGCCTGGTCTGGGCGATCGGATTCAGGGCGCCGACCCGTTTCGTACGGTGGCCGGTGAACCTCGTCACGGAGTTCATCCGCACCACGCCGCTGCTGGTGCAGCTCTTCTTCCTCTTCTTCGTACTGCCGGAGTGGGGCGTGCAGTTCTCGGCGCTGACCACCGGCACGATCGCGATCGGGCTGCACTACTCGACGTACACCGCACAGGTCTACCGGGCCGGCATCGAAGCCGTGCCGGCCGGTCAGTGGGAGGCGGCGACGGCGCTGAGCCTGCCCGCCCACCGCACCTGGTTCGCGGTGATCCTGCCGCAGGCGATCCGGCGCATCACGCCGGCACTGGGCAACTACGTCATCGCGATGCTGAAGGACACACCGCTTCTCGCCGCGATCGGCGTACTGGAGATGCTGCAGCAGTCGCGGCTGGAGAGCGCGTCGACGTTCCAGTACACCGAGCCGCTGACCGTGATCGGCATCGCCTTCATCCTCATCGCCTACCCGGCTTCTCTTCTCGTACGAACCTTGGAGCGCCGCCTTGTCCGCTGA
- a CDS encoding decarboxylase, whose translation MTTVGLLYPGHSAEDDYPRFEVLLDSDIRLPVVHTDIGEDAHRVDALLRMGSAERLAAGVEELRLEGAESVVWACTSGSFVYGWEGAREQIRSLALAAGLPASSTSFAFVHAVRALGAQRVAVAATYPEDVTALFTAFLKASGAEVVSDRASGIVTAAEVGTWGRDEVLELARAGDHPDAEVVLLPDTALHTAAYLRDLEDLLGKPVLTANQVTVWEGLRLAERKAWVFGPKLGTLFAKPDESRLQ comes from the coding sequence ATGACGACAGTCGGACTTCTCTACCCCGGGCACTCCGCCGAGGACGACTACCCCCGGTTCGAGGTGCTGCTCGACAGCGACATCAGACTGCCCGTCGTCCACACCGACATCGGCGAGGACGCCCACCGCGTCGACGCGCTGCTGCGGATGGGCTCGGCGGAGCGGCTCGCCGCGGGTGTGGAGGAGCTCCGGCTGGAGGGCGCGGAGTCGGTGGTGTGGGCGTGCACCAGCGGAAGCTTCGTCTACGGCTGGGAGGGCGCGCGCGAGCAGATCCGCTCGCTGGCGCTGGCCGCGGGGCTGCCGGCGTCGAGCACGTCGTTCGCCTTCGTGCATGCGGTACGGGCGCTGGGCGCCCAGCGCGTCGCGGTCGCCGCGACCTACCCGGAGGACGTCACGGCCCTCTTCACCGCCTTCCTCAAGGCGTCCGGGGCCGAGGTGGTCTCCGACCGGGCGAGCGGGATCGTCACCGCGGCCGAGGTCGGCACCTGGGGCCGGGACGAGGTGCTGGAACTGGCGAGGGCGGGCGACCACCCCGACGCGGAGGTGGTGCTGCTGCCGGACACAGCCCTGCACACCGCGGCGTACCTCCGTGACCTGGAGGACCTGCTGGGCAAGCCGGTCCTCACGGCGAACCAGGTGACGGTGTGGGAGGGGCTGCGGCTGGCGGAGCGCAAGGCGTGGGTGTTCGGGCCGAAGCTCGGCACGCTGTTCGCGAAGCCGGATGAGTCCCGACTGCAGTGA
- a CDS encoding LLM class flavin-dependent oxidoreductase, with amino-acid sequence MRRRAAPVDDAIQGDAIRRDAIRGTANGTAPVPLSVLDLVTVGVGRTATDALRTSVDIARLAESRGFNRHWVAEHHSMPGVASSSPAVILAHLAAHTERIRLGSGGVMLPNHAPLVIAEQFGTLEALAPGRVDLGLGRAPGTDGPTAAALRRTDHLNEGADDFPQQLAELTRFLDDDFPDGHPYSRIHAVPGPVQGPSARPPIWLLGSSGFSARLAGVLGLPFAFAHHFSAHNTIPALDLYRESFRPSAVLDAPYALIGVSALASDDEKEARRQVLTGALSMVRLRTGRPGLIPTPDEAAAYEFSPMEREFVDSWLTNVVHGTPDEVRTGLDDLQKRTGADELMITANAHGGDARLRSYELIADAYDLPGSE; translated from the coding sequence ATGCGCAGGAGGGCTGCACCGGTGGACGACGCGATTCAGGGTGACGCGATTCGGCGTGACGCGATTCGAGGCACGGCGAACGGAACGGCTCCGGTGCCCCTGTCCGTACTCGACCTGGTGACGGTCGGCGTCGGCCGCACCGCTACCGACGCCCTGCGCACCAGCGTGGACATCGCGCGGCTCGCCGAGAGCCGCGGCTTCAACCGCCACTGGGTCGCCGAGCACCACTCGATGCCGGGCGTCGCCTCCTCGTCCCCGGCCGTGATCCTCGCCCACCTCGCCGCCCACACCGAGCGCATCCGCCTCGGCTCGGGCGGCGTGATGCTCCCGAACCACGCGCCGCTCGTCATCGCCGAGCAGTTCGGCACGCTGGAGGCGCTCGCGCCGGGCCGCGTCGACCTGGGCCTCGGGCGGGCGCCCGGCACCGACGGCCCGACCGCCGCGGCCCTGCGGCGCACAGACCACCTGAACGAGGGCGCCGACGACTTTCCGCAGCAACTCGCCGAGCTGACCCGCTTCCTGGACGACGACTTCCCGGACGGGCATCCGTACTCCCGCATACACGCGGTGCCAGGACCGGTTCAGGGCCCCTCCGCCCGTCCGCCGATCTGGCTGCTCGGCTCCTCCGGCTTCAGCGCCCGGCTGGCCGGCGTGCTCGGACTGCCCTTCGCCTTCGCCCACCACTTCTCGGCGCACAACACCATCCCGGCGCTCGACCTGTACCGCGAGTCCTTCCGGCCGTCCGCGGTACTGGACGCCCCGTACGCGCTGATCGGTGTCTCGGCCCTTGCCTCGGACGACGAGAAGGAGGCCCGCCGCCAGGTCCTGACCGGCGCACTGTCCATGGTCCGGCTGCGTACCGGCCGTCCCGGGCTGATCCCCACGCCCGATGAGGCGGCAGCGTACGAATTCAGCCCCATGGAGCGGGAGTTCGTGGACAGCTGGCTGACGAACGTCGTCCACGGCACTCCGGACGAGGTGCGGACGGGACTTGACGACCTCCAGAAGCGCACCGGCGCGGACGAGTTGATGATCACGGCGAATGCGCACGGCGGGGATGCGCGGCTGCGCTCCTACGAACTGATCGCGGACGCCTACGACTTGCCGGGGTCCGAGTAA
- a CDS encoding DUF3830 family protein — MADRYMTVALEKRGVRCTAKLLTDKAPLTCAAVWDALPLAGDVYHAKYARNEIYALFPAFAEQEPPLENPTVTPIPGDLCYFTFSDVQLGTASYGYGEQAAHHGRTTVVDLALFYERNNLLLNGDTGWVPGIVWGTVVDGLDRMAEACQDLWRAGALGETLSFRRA, encoded by the coding sequence ATGGCCGACCGATACATGACCGTTGCCCTTGAGAAGCGCGGTGTGCGGTGCACCGCGAAACTCCTCACCGACAAGGCCCCGCTGACCTGCGCGGCCGTGTGGGACGCGCTGCCGCTCGCCGGGGACGTCTACCACGCGAAGTATGCCCGTAATGAGATTTATGCACTTTTTCCGGCGTTCGCGGAGCAGGAACCGCCGCTGGAGAACCCGACGGTGACCCCCATTCCGGGCGATCTATGCTATTTCACCTTCTCGGACGTGCAGTTGGGCACGGCGTCGTACGGGTACGGCGAGCAGGCCGCCCATCACGGCCGGACCACCGTCGTCGACCTCGCCCTCTTCTACGAGCGCAACAACCTGCTGCTCAACGGCGACACCGGCTGGGTCCCGGGCATCGTCTGGGGCACCGTGGTCGACGGCCTCGACCGGATGGCCGAGGCCTGCCAGGACCTGTGGCGGGCGGGCGCGCTTGGGGAGACGCTGTCATTCCGCCGAGCGTAG
- a CDS encoding amidase, with protein sequence MTSELTDLTARQLLTGYEKGDFSPVDATRAALERIEVVQPLVNAFVRVDAEQALAQAQASAERWRRGEPQGLLDGVPVTVKDLLLQRGGPTLRGSMSVSAEGSWDQDAPSVGRLRAHGAVFLGKTTTPEFGWKGVTDSPRHGVTANPYDITRTAGGSSGGSAVAVALGAGPLSIGTDGGGSVRIPASFCGIFGLKPTYGRVPLYPSSPFGTLSHAGPMTKDAADAALMLDVISGEDWRDWSHLGPADGVRGTLADGVKGLRIAYSPSFGGQVAVRPAVASAVRRAVTALAGLGAYIEECDPDIADPVEAFHTLWFSGAARVLQHLGPRQREALDPGLREIAEAGARHSALEYLAAVDVRMDLGRRMGRFHTSYDLLVTPTLPITAFEAGVEAPAHSGHRRWTGWTPFTYPFNLTQQPAATVPCGVDEDGLPVGVQLIGARHADALVLRAAHALYESGAATIPAPTLAPR encoded by the coding sequence ATGACGTCTGAGCTGACTGACCTCACCGCACGCCAACTGCTCACCGGCTACGAGAAGGGCGACTTCTCCCCCGTCGACGCGACCCGCGCCGCGCTGGAGAGGATCGAAGTGGTGCAGCCCCTGGTGAACGCCTTCGTCCGGGTGGATGCCGAGCAGGCACTGGCCCAGGCCCAGGCGTCCGCCGAGCGGTGGCGCAGAGGAGAGCCGCAGGGGCTGCTCGACGGGGTGCCGGTCACCGTGAAGGACCTGCTGCTGCAGCGCGGCGGCCCGACCCTGCGCGGCTCCATGTCCGTTTCCGCGGAGGGGAGTTGGGACCAGGACGCGCCGTCCGTGGGGCGGCTGCGCGCACACGGCGCGGTCTTCCTCGGCAAGACGACGACCCCCGAGTTCGGCTGGAAGGGCGTCACCGACTCACCGCGGCACGGGGTGACGGCCAATCCGTACGACATCACTCGCACGGCGGGCGGCTCCAGCGGCGGCAGCGCGGTGGCGGTGGCGCTCGGCGCGGGTCCGCTGTCGATCGGCACGGACGGCGGCGGCTCGGTCCGTATTCCCGCGTCCTTCTGCGGGATCTTCGGGTTGAAGCCGACGTACGGACGCGTGCCGCTGTATCCGTCGAGCCCGTTCGGGACGCTCTCGCACGCGGGCCCGATGACGAAGGACGCCGCGGACGCCGCGCTGATGCTCGATGTGATCAGCGGTGAGGACTGGCGGGACTGGTCGCACCTTGGACCCGCGGACGGAGTCCGCGGCACCCTCGCGGACGGGGTGAAGGGGCTGCGGATCGCCTATTCGCCGTCCTTCGGCGGACAGGTGGCGGTGCGCCCGGCGGTCGCGTCCGCGGTACGGCGGGCGGTAACGGCGCTGGCGGGCCTCGGTGCGTACATCGAGGAATGCGACCCCGACATCGCCGACCCGGTGGAGGCCTTCCACACCCTGTGGTTCAGCGGCGCGGCCCGGGTGCTACAGCATCTCGGGCCCCGGCAGCGCGAGGCACTGGACCCGGGACTGCGGGAGATCGCCGAGGCCGGGGCGCGGCACAGTGCGCTGGAGTATCTGGCGGCCGTGGACGTCCGGATGGACCTCGGCCGGCGGATGGGCCGCTTCCACACGTCGTACGACCTGCTGGTCACCCCGACGCTGCCGATCACCGCGTTCGAGGCGGGGGTGGAGGCCCCGGCGCACTCGGGGCACCGCCGCTGGACGGGGTGGACGCCGTTCACGTACCCCTTCAACTTGACCCAGCAGCCCGCCGCGACGGTGCCGTGCGGGGTGGACGAGGACGGGCTGCCGGTCGGCGTCCAGCTGATCGGCGCGCGCCACGCGGACGCGCTGGTGCTGCGGGCGGCGCATGCGCTGTACGAGTCGGGCGCGGCGACGATTCCCGCGCCTACGCTCGCGCCCCGGTAA
- a CDS encoding decarboxylase translates to MDVSFLGGPQPQRGVGVVAPFDFALDRELWRWVPDDVSLRLTRTPYVPVEVSLDLARLVSEHETLREAVQALTVSEPEVVAYACTSGSFVGGLAGERAMCEALSSAGEVESLTTSGALLEALEELGAGRIALVTPYTESVTQALEVYLGEAGVTVTGRAFLGLTRHIWKVPYRSVVDMARQAVVGAADALFISCTNLPTYDAIPQLEAELRMPVLSANQVTMWAALRRIGVHAVGPYQALLLDPEPTAEQTTAPTTEPEEQEGWT, encoded by the coding sequence ATGGATGTCTCCTTCCTCGGTGGACCACAGCCCCAGCGCGGTGTCGGGGTGGTCGCTCCGTTCGATTTCGCCCTGGACCGTGAGCTGTGGCGCTGGGTCCCCGACGATGTATCGCTGCGCCTGACCCGTACGCCCTATGTGCCCGTCGAGGTCTCCCTCGACCTCGCCCGCCTGGTGAGCGAGCACGAGACGCTGCGCGAGGCGGTCCAGGCGCTAACCGTGTCCGAGCCCGAGGTGGTCGCGTACGCCTGCACGTCGGGCAGTTTCGTCGGCGGTCTCGCCGGTGAGCGGGCCATGTGCGAGGCGCTGAGCTCGGCGGGGGAAGTCGAATCGCTGACCACCTCCGGCGCCCTGCTCGAAGCACTCGAGGAGCTGGGCGCCGGTCGTATCGCCCTGGTCACGCCCTATACGGAGTCGGTGACCCAGGCGCTGGAGGTGTATCTGGGAGAAGCTGGGGTAACGGTCACGGGCCGCGCCTTTCTGGGGCTGACCCGGCACATCTGGAAGGTGCCGTACCGGTCGGTGGTGGACATGGCGCGGCAGGCGGTGGTGGGCGCGGCCGACGCGCTCTTCATCAGCTGCACCAACCTGCCGACGTACGACGCGATCCCGCAGCTGGAGGCCGAACTGAGGATGCCGGTGCTCTCCGCGAACCAGGTGACGATGTGGGCCGCGCTGCGCCGGATCGGGGTGCACGCGGTCGGTCCGTACCAGGCGCTCCTGCTGGACCCCGAGCCGACAGCCGAGCAGACGACCGCGCCGACGACCGAGCCCGAAGAACAGGAAGGCTGGACATGA
- the ehuB gene encoding ectoine/hydroxyectoine ABC transporter substrate-binding protein EhuB has protein sequence MARTPLTGSIRRRTVLLGTAAAGALGAAGAAGCSRVPSGDALARLKSQRTVRLGIAGEVPYGYVDDQGEFTGEAPELARVIFKRLGIDNVQPVATDFASLIPGLNSEQFDVVSAGMYINKERCEQVIFADPEYQMLDAFIVRKGNPKNLHTYEDVVKAKAKFATGTGYAEIEYAVAAGFPEKDIVILQDQVAGLNAVESGRVDVFAGTALTTREVVKKSRKAEATEPFAAVVDGEKKIDGGGFAFRPTDTELRDAFNVEIHKMKKSGELFRILRPFGFTKNEMTTLTAKELCR, from the coding sequence ATGGCTCGAACACCACTGACAGGATCGATTCGCAGACGCACAGTGCTGCTTGGCACCGCTGCCGCCGGCGCGCTCGGCGCCGCGGGCGCGGCCGGCTGCAGCCGGGTGCCGTCGGGTGATGCCCTGGCCCGGCTCAAGTCCCAGCGCACGGTGCGCCTGGGCATCGCGGGCGAGGTGCCCTACGGCTATGTAGACGACCAGGGCGAGTTCACCGGTGAGGCTCCGGAGCTGGCCAGGGTGATCTTCAAGCGGCTGGGGATCGACAACGTCCAGCCGGTCGCCACCGACTTCGCCTCTCTCATACCCGGGCTGAACTCCGAGCAGTTCGACGTCGTCTCGGCCGGGATGTACATCAACAAGGAGCGCTGCGAGCAGGTCATCTTCGCCGACCCCGAGTACCAGATGCTCGACGCTTTCATCGTGCGCAAGGGCAATCCCAAGAATCTGCACACCTATGAGGACGTGGTGAAGGCGAAGGCGAAGTTCGCCACCGGCACCGGCTATGCGGAGATCGAATACGCCGTCGCCGCCGGCTTCCCGGAGAAGGACATCGTCATCCTCCAGGACCAGGTGGCTGGGCTGAACGCGGTCGAGTCGGGCAGGGTCGACGTCTTCGCGGGCACCGCGCTGACCACCCGCGAGGTGGTCAAGAAGAGCCGGAAGGCGGAGGCGACCGAGCCGTTCGCGGCCGTCGTCGACGGCGAGAAGAAGATCGACGGCGGTGGCTTCGCCTTCCGCCCCACCGACACCGAGCTGCGCGACGCCTTCAACGTCGAGATCCACAAGATGAAGAAGAGCGGCGAACTCTTCCGCATACTGCGGCCGTTCGGCTTCACCAAGAACGAGATGACCACGCTCACTGCCAAGGAGCTGTGCCGATGA
- a CDS encoding D-2-hydroxyacid dehydrogenase produces MSEPTLLVLAADPAPRLGRLTGRVRVQYADEQTLAARLPYADVLLVWDFLSEAVRAAWPGEGPRPRWVHTPSAGVDRLLCPELIASDTVVTNARGVFEEPIAEYVAGLVLAMAKDLPGTLELQRQRRWRHREGLRVAGTRAAVVGAGPIGRTVAGTLEALGVTVAVVGRTERPGIHGAQDLDPLLARADWVVCAAPLTDATRGMFDARRFGLMQPSARFINVGRGPLVVEDDLVAALNKRWIAGAALDVFSSEPLVPDSPLWDVPGLIVSPHMSGDTVGWRDRLGEQFVELYELWEAGKPFPNVVDKKRGYVPMHDV; encoded by the coding sequence ATGTCCGAACCCACTCTTCTCGTGCTGGCAGCAGACCCGGCGCCCCGTCTCGGGCGGCTGACCGGACGGGTCCGCGTCCAGTACGCCGACGAGCAGACGCTCGCCGCCCGACTCCCGTACGCAGACGTCCTGCTGGTGTGGGACTTCCTCTCCGAGGCGGTGCGTGCCGCCTGGCCGGGCGAAGGGCCGCGCCCGCGCTGGGTGCACACCCCGAGCGCGGGGGTCGACCGGCTGCTCTGCCCCGAGCTGATCGCTTCCGACACGGTGGTCACCAACGCCCGGGGGGTCTTCGAGGAGCCGATCGCCGAGTACGTCGCCGGTCTGGTCCTTGCCATGGCGAAGGACCTGCCCGGCACCCTGGAGCTCCAGCGGCAGCGGCGCTGGCGCCACCGCGAGGGCCTGCGGGTGGCGGGCACCCGGGCGGCGGTGGTGGGCGCGGGCCCGATCGGCCGGACCGTGGCCGGCACGCTGGAGGCCCTCGGCGTCACCGTGGCGGTCGTGGGCCGCACCGAGCGGCCCGGCATCCATGGCGCGCAGGACCTCGATCCGCTGCTCGCCCGCGCCGACTGGGTGGTGTGCGCCGCGCCGCTCACCGATGCGACGCGCGGAATGTTCGACGCGCGGCGCTTCGGTCTGATGCAGCCCTCGGCCCGGTTCATCAATGTGGGGCGCGGCCCGCTGGTCGTCGAGGACGATCTCGTTGCCGCGCTCAACAAAAGGTGGATCGCGGGCGCGGCCCTCGATGTCTTCAGCTCCGAGCCGCTCGTGCCCGACAGCCCGCTTTGGGACGTGCCCGGGCTGATCGTCTCCCCGCACATGAGCGGCGACACGGTCGGCTGGCGCGACCGGCTCGGCGAGCAGTTCGTGGAGTTGTACGAACTGTGGGAGGCCGGAAAGCCGTTCCCGAACGTTGTCGACAAGAAACGTGGGTACGTCCCCATGCATGACGTCTGA